In Labrus bergylta chromosome 11, fLabBer1.1, whole genome shotgun sequence, one genomic interval encodes:
- the LOC109996770 gene encoding odorant receptor 131-2-like has protein sequence MDSNNSLVSTVSVMQSEHFKFIFVQVLVAVFLCINFMLITTFFTKEFFYTTMRYILFAVTLLSDCVILIVTNLLIICNYLKITMNLWLCAIMFILSTVYSSVTPFTLTAMTLERYVAICMPLRHGDLCSTRCSLHCILLIHGLSSIHFIVDLSIYFASTSIKFYKQSMICNVWIFILYRWQDHLRNAIKTLYFLFMCITIVFSYVRIMKAARAASGEDRKSTWKGLKTVILHAFQLLLCLIQLWCPLIESAVLQTNVKAYINLRYVNYIIFYVASRCLSPLIYGLRDEKFFCAMKSYLLCGFYKKNILI, from the coding sequence ATGGATAGCAATAATTCACTTGTTAGTACTGTATCCGTCATGCAAAGTGAGcattttaagtttatttttgttcagGTTTTAGTAGCAGTTTTCCTTTGCATCAACTTCATGCTGATCACAACTTTTTTTACGAAGGAGTTCTTCTACACAACTATGCGTTACATCTTATTTGCTGTTACTCTGCTGTCTGATTGTGTGATCTTGATTGTCACAAATCTCCTGATCATCTGCAACTATTTGAAGATCACCATGAATTTATGGTTGTGTGCTATCATGTTCATTTTGTCAACTGTGTACTCTTCGGTGACACCATTTACTCTGACAGCAATGACCCTGGAGCGCTATGTGGCTATTTGCATGCCCCTGCGTCATGGCGACCTGTGCTCAACACGCTGCTCGCTGCACTGCATTCTCCTCATTCATGGCCTCAGCTCCATTCACTTCATTGTTGATCTCTCCATCTATTTTGCATCCACATCAATCAAGTTCTACAAACAATCCATGATCTGCAACGTTTGgatctttattttgtatagaTGGCAGGATCATTTACGAAATGCTATAAAGACACTTTACTTTTTGTTTATGTGCATCACCATTGTATTCTCCTATGTTAGAATAATGAAAGCAGCCAGAGCTGCATCAGGAGAGGATAGAAAGTCAACATGGAAAGGGCTCAAAACGGTCATTCTTCATGCTTTCCAGCTGCTGCTTTGTCTCATCCAGCTGTGGTGTCCATTAATAGAATCGGCTGTCCTTCAAACAAATGTCAAGGCATACATTAATCTCAGGTACGTTaactacattattttttatgtcgCTTCAAGATGCCTGAGTCCTCTTATTTATGGCCTCAGGGATGAAAAGTTCTTCTGTGCAATGAAGTCCTACCTTCTCTGTGGCTTttacaagaaaaacattttaatttga
- the LOC109996787 gene encoding diablo IAP-binding mitochondrial protein-like: MQAVRQCSVCASGAAGGLLRNQTDFSFLRTNKSVLRRGAACIRFISISESGQISSSKSGVQKLEDKTNAAHISVTTTSGVSGLNTISVTKQVENLSHESLIRRAASVATDGSSTFLSQTTIALTDALKDYSKAVHTRVAFQRRYLATLRKLTSAEEDSLLEVINMQRAEATDRLDDCKRFESAWINAVNLCKVAAEAAHSSGAELASITVRTNVQVAQSQVEEARTLSADADKKLAETKVEEIQRMAEYAASRWDSEEHEVHEAYLRED, encoded by the exons ATGCAAGCTGTTCGTCAGTGTTCGGTGTGTGCCAGCGGTGCTGCTGGAGGACTTCTGCGAAACCAGACAGACTTTTCGTTCCTTAGGACCAACAAGAGTGTGCTCAGGAGAGGAGCCGCCTGTATCCGCTTCATAAG CATTTCTGAGAGTGGCCAAATCAGCAGCTCCAAGAGCGGAGTCCAAAAGTTGGAGGATAAGACAAACGCTGCACACATCAGCGTCACAACTACTAGCGGTGTCAGTGGGCTCAACACTATCTCTGTGACAAAG cAGGTGGAAAACCTCTCTCATGAATCCCTGATCAGAAGAGCTGCCTCAGTGGCAACAGACGGTTCAAGTACCTTCCTCTCACAGACCACCATCGCTCTCACCGATGCCCTCAAAGACTATTCAAAG GCTGTGCACACACGCGTTGCTTTTCAAAGGCGCTATTTAGCCACACTGCGGAAACTGACCTCAGCAGAGGAGGATTCACTCCTGGAGGTGATCAATATGCAGCGTGCTGAG GCTACTGACAGACTAGATGACTGCAAACGCTTTGAGTCAGCCTGGATCAACGCCGTCAACTTGTGCAAAGTGGCAGCAGAGGCAGCACACTCTTCAG GAGCAGAACTCGCATCCATCACAGTGAGGACAAACGTTCAGGTGGCCCAGTCGCAGGTGGAGGAGGCTCGCACACTGTCAGCCGATGCAGACAAGAAGCTGGCTGAGACTAAGGTCGAGGAGATCCAAAGGATGGCAGAATATGCTGCCTCTAGGTGGGATAGTGAGGAGCACGAGGTGCATGAGGCTTATCTTCGAGAGGACTAA
- the diabloa gene encoding diablo IAP-binding mitochondrial protein, translating to MAALRKVTSCLRLLRSSARVLLGNRKPGKWKSILFSSVASLSVGGGLCAIPFRQVDNLSHDSLVKRAASLVTDSSSTFLSQATLALIDAITDYSKAVHTLIALQRRYLDSLGKLSPAEEDTIWQVIIRQRAEVSDRQDECKRFELTWITAVKLCETAAEAAYTSGAEHASITVRTNIQVAQTQVNEVQKLSADADKKLAETKVMEVERMAQYAASLQNTNEEEEVPEAYLRED from the exons ATGGCCGCGCTACGGAAGGTAACAAGCTGCCTCCGGCTCCTCAG gAGTTCTGCTCGTGTCCTGCTCGGCAACAGGAAACCAGGGAAATGGAAAAGTATTCTGTTCAGCAGCGTTGCCTCATTATCTGTCGGCGGTGGACTGTGTGCGATACCTTTCAGACAG GTTGACAACCTCTCCCATGACTCTCTGGTCAAACGAGCAGCATCGCTGGTTACAGACAGTTCAAGCACTTTCCTCTCTCAGGCCACCCTTGCTCTCATAGATGCCATCACAGACTACTCAAAG GCTGTGCACACACTCATCGCTCTCCAAAGGCGATATTTGGACTCTTTGGGGAAACTGTCTCCAGCAGAAGAGGACACAATCTGGCAGGTGATAATTCGCCAGCGTGCAGAG GTTAGTGACAGACAAGATGAATGCAAGCGTTTCGAGTTAACCTGGATCACTGCAGTCAAGCTGTGTGAAACTGCAGCGGAGGCGGCATACACCTCAG gagCCGAACACGCGTCCATCACGGTGAGGACAAACATTCAGGTGGCCCAGACGCAGGTGAATGAGGTACAAAAACTGTCAGCAGATGCAGATAAGAAGCTGGCTGAGACTAAAGTAATGGAGGTTGAAAGGATGGCACAGTATGCTGCCTCCTTACAGAATACtaatgaagaggaagaggtgcctGAGGCTTATCTGAGAgaagactga
- the or95a1 gene encoding odorant receptor 129-1: MQNLTDFPGNATIHKTLSVIIKVCVVIPFFCVFLCCIVVMLNIFASHRQFLDTSRYILFACMLINDTLQLLSSVLLFLFVISQVKFAIVYCVPLLFFSSATFQNTPLILATMSLERYVAIFYPLQRPAAWRSDRIWIIVLSLWLISCITPLIDHAIIEHDPAVNVFSTPVICKTNSINSSPIQKLFRAAMSFLFFAVVAVIILFTYVRILLETRKLRQDRESVSKAMHTVLLHGFQLLLCMLAFTSPITETLIVLHVNWLPGDVSFFNFFCFILIPRFLSPLIYGFRDQILRAYIAKMFLCCSNKVKPGIRGKLQEIVSAR, from the coding sequence ATGCAGAATCTGACAGATTTTCCTGGAAATGCAACTATCCACAAAACCTTGTCTGTGATCATCAAGGTGTGTGTGGTTATCCCCTTTTTCTGCGTCTTCCTGTGCTGCATCGTTGTCATGCTGAATATTTTTGCATCTCACAGACAGTTCCTGGACACATCTCGGTACATCCTGTTTGCCTGCATGCTCATCAATGACACCCTCCAGCTCTTGTCCTCTGTGCTGCTTTTCCTCTTCGTCATAAGCCAGGTGAAATTCGCTATTGTCTACTGTGttcctctgctgtttttttccagcGCCACTTTCCAGAACACACCTTTAATCCTGGCCACCATGTCACTGGAGCGTTATGTTGCCATCTTCTACCCCCTGCAGCGCCCGGCGGCCTGGCGCTCCGACCGAATCTGGATCATTGTTCTGTCTCTGTGGCTCATCAGCTGCATTACCCCTCTCATTGACCATGCCATCATAGAACATGACCCTGCTGTGAATGTCTTCTCCACCCCTGTGATTTGCAAAACTAATTCTATTAACTCATCCCCGATTCAGAAATTGTTCAGAGCTGCCatgagttttcttttctttgcagtAGTGGCTGTTATCATCCTCTTTACATATGTGAGAATCCTGCTGGAAACCAGGAAGCTGAGACAAGACAGAGAGTCTGTAAGCAAAGCCATGCACACAGTGCTGCTGCACGGctttcagctgctgctgtgcATGTTGGCCTTCACCAGCCCCATCACTGAAACTCTTATTGTTCTGCATGTTAACTGGCTGCCAGGGGATGTgtccttttttaatttcttttgttttatacTGATTCCACGCTTTCTCAGCCCGCTCATCTACGGCTTTAGAGATCAGATTCTCAGGGCCTACATTGCAAAAATGTTTCTCTGCTGCTCAAACAAAGTCAAACCAGGTATCAGAGGCAAGCTGCAGGAAATCGTGTCTGCGAGGTGA